From the genome of Xiphophorus hellerii strain 12219 chromosome 11, Xiphophorus_hellerii-4.1, whole genome shotgun sequence, one region includes:
- the slc22a6l gene encoding solute carrier family 22 member 6 has protein sequence MAFADLLEQVGSTGRFQVLHVMLLCTPVLMMASHNLLQNFVAMVPPHHCSTHSNMSRTQLSPEEILQITVPLNEAGKPQSCQRYAAPQWHLLAKNGSSSTERDYGVVLEGCVDGWSYNMTDMTSTIISDWHLVCDLRSLKQMGQTIYMGGVLVGALVFGGLSDRYGRRILLLISNLLMAVSGTCAAFSPSFSLFCLFRFGCGMALSGLGLNTFSLIVEWIPTRVRTFTGTATGYCYTVGQMLLPAAAYVITDWRWLTLTVSLPFYVFFLIAWWFHESSRWLAINNKTEQAVKMLKSVARFNGRHEEGEKINVKMLQESMKKELSCSQGTHSALDLFRTPKMRIMTFCLSATWLSTSFAYYGLAMDLQKFGVNIYLIQVIFGAVDIPAKVVITVCMSFIGRRPSQCGALILAGVTILINILVPYDKQTVRTCLAVVGKGCLAASFSCCYLYSGELYPTIIRQSGMGWVSMMARVGAMVAPMVQLTGDYIPWLPGLIYGGAPILSGFAAVFLPETLGTHLPDTIQDVEDRGSGKSSKCPTPTKETMILQDAKVDLLKQAA, from the exons ATGGCCTTTGCAGACCTCCTCGAACAGGTTGGCAGCACGGGTCGCTTCCAGGTCCTCCATGTGATGCTCCTCTGCACACCCGTCCTGATGATGGCCAGTCACAACCTGCTGCAGAACTTTGTGGCCATGGTGCCGCCTCATCACTGCAGCACACATTCCAACATGTCTCGGACCCAGCTGAGCCCGGAGGAGATTCTGCAGATCACAGTACCACTGAATGAAGCAGGGAAACCACAGAGTTGCCAGCGATACGCTGCTCCACAGTGGCACCTCCTGGCTAAGAATGGTAGTTCCTCTACAGAGAGGGATTATGGTGTCGTCCTGGAGGGATGTGTTGATGGATGGTCCTACAACATGACGGATATGACCTCCACTATCATATCTGAT TGGCATTTGGTGTGTGACCTGCGCTCCTTAAAGCAAATGGGCCAAACCATTTATATGGGCGGTGTGCTTGTGGGGGCTCTTGTCTTCGGAGGCCTTTCAGACAG ATATGGCCGCCGCATCCTCCTGCTGATCTCTAACCTGCTCATGGCGGTTTCAGGAACGTGTGCTGCTTTCTCCCCTTCCTTTTCCCTCTTCTGTCTGTTCCGGTTTGGCTGTGGCATGGCTCTGTCCGGCCTGGGACTCAACACCTTCTCACTCA TTGTGGAGTGGATCCCGACTCGTGTGCGGACATTCACAGGGACAGCAACCGGCTACTGCTACACTGTGGGGCAGATGCTTCTGCCAGCCGCTGCCTACGTCATCACGGACTGGAGGTGGTTGACCCTGACTGTGTCGTTGCCCTTCTATGTGTTCTTCCTTATTGCATG GTGGTTTCATGAATCGTCAAGATGGCTggcgataaacaataaaactgaacagGCTGTCAAGATGCTTAAAAGTGTGGCCAGGTTTAATGGCCGCCATGAAGAAGGGGAAAAGATTAATGTAAAA ATGCTGCAAGAATCTATGAAAAAAGAACTGTCCTGCTCCCAGGGGACCCACTCTGCCCTTGATCTGTTCCGCACGCCCAAAATGCGCATCATGACTTTCTGCCTCAGTGCCACCTG GTTATCAACCAGCTTTGCATACTACGGCCTTGCTATGGACCTCCAGAAATTTGGGGTGAACATCTACTTGATACAAGTGATCTTTGGAGCGGTCGACATCCCCGCTAAAGTTGTCATTACCGTGTGTATGAGTTTCATTGGACGCCGGCCGTCACAATGCGGCGCTCTCATCTTGGCTGGAGTCACAATTCTGATCAACATACTGGTACCTTATG acaAACAGACTGTGCGAACCTGTCTGGCAGTGGTGGGCAAAGGCTGTCTGGCTGCATCCTTCAGCTGCTGCTACCTTTACTCTGGAGAACTTTACCCGACTATCATCCg TCAAAGTGGCATGGGTTGGGTGTCCATGATGGCTCGCGTGGGGGCTATGGTGGCCCCAATGGTTCAGCTCACTGGGGACTACATACCTTGGCTGCCAGGTTTAATCTACGGAGGAGCTCCAATTCTCTCAGggtttgctgcagtttttcttccagAGACACTGGGCACACATCTCCCTGACACAATACAGGATGTGGAGGACAG GGGTTCTGGAAAAAGCTCCAAGTGTCCAACGCCAACAAAGGAAACGATGATCTTGCAGGACGCTAAAGTGGATCTCCTCAAACAGGCTGCCTGA